A DNA window from Hevea brasiliensis isolate MT/VB/25A 57/8 chromosome 2, ASM3005281v1, whole genome shotgun sequence contains the following coding sequences:
- the LOC110669294 gene encoding auxin-induced protein X15-like has protein sequence MSAIVRKLWCCGAKSLLSESERSVDVPEGHIRVYVGKDIQFQCKFQMEANYLNHPLFEDLLRISEEEFGYSYDGALRIACDIHLFQYLLHLLKTSNPSAHYMQLPDLISSFHNSTKHPFSLDPTH, from the coding sequence ATGAGTGCAATCGTGAGAAAGCTATGGTGCTGTGGAGCAAAGAGCCTCCTTTCAGAGTCGGAGAGATCAGTAGATGTCCCAGAAGGCCACATTAGAGTCTACGTTGGGAAAGACATCCAATTCCAATGCAAGTTCCAGATGGAAGCCAATTACCTCAATCATCCTCTGTTTGAGGACCTGCTTCGTATCTCCGAGGAAGAGTTTGGTTATTCCTACGATGGAGCACTCAGGATTGCCTGTGATATCCACCTCTTCCAGTACCTTCTTCACCTGCTTAAGACCAGTAATCCCTCTGCCCATTACATGCAACTTCCTGATCTCATTTCCAGTTTCCACAATTCTACTAAACACCCTTTTTCTCTCGATCCTACACATTAA
- the LOC110669282 gene encoding uncharacterized protein LOC110669282, which produces MEDDDMDSLFEGMVLFTPSQLADEQKHQQQQQNDHDQDHDHHHIESQSHVDTANDNINNIAPSPTSLRKVQEPLDEDLFSDLTLQTLTTQSDPIPSISPAAPAQTAISRQISRKKKRAASLRIGYGREASLDDMPSHSALPPPLPPMPTPDHPSAYAVDNQNLSLKHDAESDDIITQSDKSDFDASQSTTPTVLADGDDAELDTSNISIPDSQPSSKDDEFEHIKALISEKLQRSRQLAASVSGARKDAVRRRRKATDDLNLASAKHRDLELQLENACEAEDFEAAERISDSLATIDKERQALLATLRDAEAQCDTVDSKMHDVLDSHIVAEQECATLLSNFAKDAENEADSVLKQAQELSSKEMDEWFLSNEALEAKKIELDIESHFINEARGAVNDSIEHSIEDYRKEQEILHKKKDVLTDELQKLLALVKEKEKEIAENNSKIKAIEERIADVVSGFQDSQSSIDTKYDNLQGELSQMHLQSQALSTKRKEIDKFLAEGEGHGAKLKELARVSEDEAKACEEVVELRKSLMLSILKSMEDKVRLANTEEKLIEDVQMLHQEVSALRASLQELSSTKSNIQQTVASFKQRIFFIDKRVPELESEKKVAAAARNFKEAARVATEAKSLTVEKDGVQVDLEGATSELEKLEEDMKSTVSRLQDTEQLISSKEKEVAMARFQRLLLIAGAATAERFTALELGDTEEANLLLAEAEAAKTEAKKLQPIFNFNEEQFPNLPKHFLSTELVFNLGRKQLAELAASVGLHHND; this is translated from the exons ATGGAGGATGACGATATGGATTCGCTGTTTGAAGGGATGGTGTTGTTCACTCCTTCCCAATTGGCTGACGAACAGAAGCATCAGCAGCAGCAGCAAAATGATCACGATCAAGATCATGATCATCATCATATTGAATCTCAATCTCACGTCGATACTGCTAATGACAACATTAACAATATTGCACCATCACCTACATCTCTCCGCAAGGTGCAGGAGCCTCTTGACGAGGACCTATTCTCTGACCTCAccctccaaaccctaactacacaatCAGATCCTATTCCTTCTATTTCTCCTGCTGCTCCAGCGCAAACTGCTATCTCCCGCCAGATATCCAGAAAAAAGAAAAGAGCTGCTAGCCTCAGGATCGGCTATGGTAGAGAAGCCTCTCTTGATGATATGCCTTCTCACTCTGCTCTGCCTCCGCCTCTCCCTCCTATGCCTACCCCTGATCATCCCTCTGCTTATGCTGTTGACAATCAAAATCTCAGTCTCAAGCATGATGCTGAATCCGATGATATTATTACTCAGTCTGATAAATCTGATTTTGATGCCTCTCAATCCACCACTCCCACTGTTTTAGCTGATGGCGATGATGCAGAACTAGATACCAGTAACATTTCGATCCCTGATTCACAACCATCGTCCAAAGATGATGAATTTGAACACATTAAGGCCTTGATTTCTGAGAAGCTTCAGCGCTCTCGGCAATTAGCTGCCTCTGTCTCTGGAGCTCGCAAGGACGCCGTTAGGAGGAGAAGAAAAGCTACCGACGATCTCAATTTGGCTTCTGCCAAGCACAGGGACCTTGAATTGCAGTTGGAGAATGCCTGTGAGGCCGAAGATTTCGAGGCTGCTGAAAGGATTAGTGACAGCCTTGCCACCATTGACAAGGAGAGGCAAGCCCTTCTCGCTACTCTCAGAGACGCTGAAGCCCAGTGTGATACCGTTGATTCTAAGATGCACGACGTTCTCGATTCTCATATTGTTGCTGAGCAAGAATGCGCAACTCTTCTCTCTAATTTTGCCAAG GATGCGGAAAACGAGGCAGATTCAGTCTTGAAGCAAGCTCAAGAACTTTCTTCTAAAGAAATGGATGAATGGTTCTTATCAAACGAGGCCTTGGAGGCCAAGAAGATAGAGTTGGATATtgaatcacacttcataaatgaaGCACGCGGAGCTGTGAATGATTCCATTGAGCATTCAATTGAGGACTATAGGAAAGAGCAAGAAATTCTTCATAAGAAAAAGGATGTTCTCACTGATGAACTTCAGAAACTGCTTGCTTTagtcaaagaaaaggaaaaggagaTAGCAGAAAACAATAGTAAAATCAAAGCAATCGAGGAAAGGATTGCTGATGTGGTCTCTGGTTTTCAGGACAGTCAATCAAGCATTGACACCAAGTATGATAACTTGCAAGGGGAACTTTCTCAGATGCATTTGCAGAGTCAAGCTTTATCAACAAAAAGGAAGGAAATTGATAAGTTCCTTGCTGAGGGTGAAGGCCATGGGGCAAAGCTAAAGGAACTGGCCAGGGTTTCCGAAGATGAAGCGAAGGCATGCGAAGAAGTTGTTGAGTTGAGGAAAAGCTTAATGTTGTCTATTTTGAAGTCCATGGAAGACAAAGTGAGACTGGCAAACACCGAAGAGAAACTTATTGAGGATGTCCAAATGCTTCATCAGGAAGTTTCTGCTTTAAGAGCTTCCCTACAG GAGCTATCATCAACAAAATCGAATATCCAGCAAACTGTAGCTTCCTTCAAGCAGAGGATTTTTTTCATCGATAAAAGAGTCCCAGAACTGGAATCAGAAAAGAAAGTCGCTGCTGCAGCAAGAAATTTCAAGGAAGCTGCACGAGTTGCTACTGAGGCAAAGTCATTGACTGTTGAAAAGGATGGAGTGCAGGTTGACTTGGAAGGAGCAACGTCAGAGCTGGAGAAGCTAGAGGAAGATATGAAAAGTACTGTTAGCAGATTGCAGGATACTGAACAACTGATATCATCCAAGGAAAAGGAGGTTGCAATGGCTAGATTTCAAAGGTTGCTTTTAATTGCTGGTGCTGCTACAGCTGAAAGATTCACTGCTTTGGAGCTTGGTGACACTGAAGAAGCTAACCTTCTGCTTGCAGAGGCTGAAGCAGCAAAAACTGAAGCAAAAAAACTTCAACCAATATTCAATTTCAATGAGGAACAGTTCCCAAATTTGCCAAAACATTTCCTTTCCACGGAACTTGTATTTAATCTTGGTAGAAAACAATTGGCAGAATTGGCAGCATCTGTTGGTCTGCATCACAATGATTAG
- the LOC110669281 gene encoding probable cellulose synthase A catalytic subunit 3 [UDP-forming] produces MEASAGLVAGSHNRNELVVIRRDGESAPKPLQQLSGQICHICGDDVGLTVDGELFVACNECAFPICRTCYEYERREGTQVCPQCKTRFKRLKGCARVEGDEEEDDIDDLENEFNFDATKGRKNMQHPLATDAILHYGRAFDNADPHQALHPLPQLPLLTDGRTVGDIPPEQHALVPSFMSNGGGGGKRIHPLPFSDHTLPVQPRSMDPSKDLAAYGYGSIAWKERMENWKQKQEKLQMMENENGGKDWDYDGDAPDLPLMDEARQPLSRKLPIPSSQINPYRMIIIIRLVVLGFFFHYRVTHPVNDAFALWLISVICEIWFALSWILDQFPKWLPIDRETYLDRLSLRYEKEGHPSQLSPIDIFVSTVDPLKEPPLVTANTVLSILAVDYPVDKVSCYVSDDGAAMLTFEALSETSEFAKKWVPFCKKFNIEPRAPEWYFAQKIDYLEDKVHASFVKERRAMKREYEEFKVRINALVAKAKKVPEEGWTMQDGTPWPGNNVRDHPGMIQVFLGQSGGLDKEGNELPRLVYVSREKRPGFNHHKKAGAMNALVRVSAVLTNAPYLLNLDCDHYFNNSKAIRESMCFMMDPLLGKRVCYVQFPQRFDGIDRHDRYANRNIVFFDINMKGLDGIQGPIYVGTGCVFRRSALYAYDAPKAKKPPSRTCNCLPKWCCGCCCSGRTKKKKTNKPKSEMMKKTSRTSTSVLEGTEEGIEVIEDQNVAVMPEHKLEKKFGQSPVFVASTLLEDGGTLKSASPASLLKEAIHVISCGYEDKTEWGKEVGWIYGSVTEDILTGFKMHCHGWRSIYCIPDRPAFKGSAPINLSDRLHQVLRWALGSVEIFLSRHCPLWYGYGGGLKWLERLSYINATVYPLTSIPLLAYCTLPAVCLLTGKFITPELSNVASLWFLSLFICIFATSILEMRWSGVGIHDWWRNEQFWVIGGVSAHLFAVFQGLLKVLAGVDTNFTVTAKGGDDEEFSELYLFKWTTLLIPPTTLLIINLIGVVAGVSNAINNGYDSWGPLFGKLFFAFWVIVHLYPFLKGLLGRQNRTPTIIIVWSILLASIFSLLWVRIDPFLAKSDGPVLEECGLDCN; encoded by the exons ATGGAGGCTAGTGCAGGCTTGGTGGCCGGCTCTCACAATAGGAATGAGCTTGTTGTCATACGTAGAGATGGCGAATCTGCC ccgaaaccGTTACAGCAGTTAAGCGGGCAAATATGTCACATATGCGGAGACGATGTGGGGCTAACTGTAGATGGCGAGCTGTTTGTGGCCTGCAATGAGTGCGCCTTCCCAATATGCAGAACTTGCTATGAGTATGAGCGCAGGGAAGGAACTCAAGTCTGTCCTCAGTGCAAGACTAGATTCAAGCGTCTCAAGG GCTGTGCCAGAGTTGAGGGAgacgaagaagaagatgacatcGATGACTTGGAAAATGAGTTCAATTTTGATGCAACAAAGGGTAGAAAGAATATGCAGCATCCTCTTGCTACAGATGCTATACTTCATTACGGTCGTGCATTTGATAATGCTGATCCTCATCAAGCCCTCCATCCTCTGCCCCAACTTCCTCTCCTTACTGACGGTCGAACG GTTGGTGATATTCCTCCAGAACAACATGCTTTGGTCCCTTCATTCATGTCTAATGGTGGCGGTGGCGGCAAAAGAATTCATCCTCTACCTTTTTCAGATCATACCCTTCCTG TGCAACCCAGATCTATGGATCCTTCCAAGGACTTGGCTGCTTATGGCTATGGAAGTATTGCTTGGAAGGAGAGGATGGAGAATTGGAAACAAAAACAAGAAAAACTGCAGATGATGGAGAATGAAAATGGCGGCAAAGACTGGGATTATGACGGTGATGCACCTGATCTACCACT AATGGATGAGGCCAGACAGCCATTGTCCCGAAAATTGCCTATTCCTTCAAGCCAAATCAATCCTTATCGAATGATCATCATTATTCGACTTGTAGTTCTTGGGTTCTTCTTCCATTACCGAGTCACTCACCCTGTGAATGATGCATTTGCATTGTGGCTCATATCTGTTATTTGTGAGATTTGGTTTGCTCTTTCATGGATtcttgatcaatttccaaagtggcTCCCTATTGACAGAGAAACTTATCTGGATCGATTGTCTCTCAG GTATGAGAAGGAAGGCCATCCTTCTCAACTCTCTCCAATTGATATATTTGTAAGTACAGTCGATCCATTAAAAGAACCTCCACTGGTCACTGCAAACACAGTTCTGTCCATTCTTGCGGTGGATTATCCTGTTGACAAGGTCTCATGTTATGTTTCTGATGACGGTGCTGCTATGCTGACATTTGAGGCACTATCAGAAACATCAGAATTTGCAAAAAAGTGGGTCCCTTTCTGTAAGAAATTTAACATTGAACCAAGGGCACCAGAGTGGTATTTTGCTCAAAAGATAGATTATCTGGAAGATAAGGTTCACGCTTCATTTGTGAAGGAACGGAGAGCAATGAAG AGAGAATATGAAGAGTTTAAAGTTCGGATCAATGCTTTGGTTGCCAAGGCAAAAAAGGTCCCAGAAGAGGGGTGGACAATGCAGGATGGGACTCCATGGCCTGGGAATAATGTTCGTGATCATCCTGGGATGATTCAG GTTTTCCTGGGCCAAAGTGGAGGACTTGACAAAGAGGGAAATGAATTACCACGTCTGGTGTACGTTTCCAGAGAAAAGAGACCTGGATTTAACCACCACAAAAAGGCTGGAGCAATGAATGCTTTG GTCAGGGTTTCTGCTGTGCTCACAAATGCTCCTTATTTGTTGAATTTGGATTGTGACCACTACTTCAATAACAGTAAGGCTATTAGGGAATCAATGTGTTTCATGATGGATCCTTTGCTTGGAAAGAGAGTGTGCTATGTCCAGTTCCCACAAAGGTTTGATGGTATTGACAGACATGATCGATATGCCAACCGGAACATTGTATTCTTTGAT ATCAACATGAAAGGTTTGGATGGCATTCAAGGACCAATATATGTTGGCACAGGGTGTGTGTTCAGAAGGTCGGCACTCTACGCTTATGATGCTCCAAAAGCAAAGAAACCACCTAGTAGGACATGCAACTGCTTGCCAAAGTGGTGCTGTGGATGTTGTTGTTCAGGAaggacaaagaagaagaagactaacAAACCTAAGTCTGAGATGATGAAGAAGACTTCAAGGACATCCACCTCTGTTTTGGAGGGTACTGAAGAGGGCATTGAAG TAATTGAAGATCAAAATGTGGCTGTAATGCCTGAACATAAATTAGAAAAGAAGTTTGGACAGTCTCCTGTATTTGTAGCATCAACACTTCTAGAGGATGGTGGTACACTGAAAAGTGCCAGCCCTGCATCTCTGCTTAAAGAAGCCATCCATGTTATTAGCTGTGGCTATGAAGACAAAACAGAATGGGGAAAAGAG GTTGGATGGATTTATGGTTCGGTTACAGAGGATATATTGACAGGTTTTAAAATGCACTGCCATGGATGGCGATCAATATATTGTATTCCTGATAGGCCTGCATTTAAAGGTTCGGCGCCCATCAATCTTTCTGATCGTCTACACCAGGTCCTTCGATGGGCTCTTGGATCTGTAGAAATATTTTTGAGCAGGCACTGTCCTCTTTGGTATGGATATGGAGGAGGTTTGAAGTGGCTAGAGCGTTTGTCTTACATAAATGCTACAGTGTATCCATTGACATCTATTCCTCTGTTGGCATATTGTACTCTCCCTGCTGTATGCTTGCTAACTGGCAAATTTATCACTCCAGAG CTCAGCAACGTTGCCAGCTTGTGGTTTTTGTCACTTTTCATTTGCATTTTTGCAACAAGTATACTGGAAATGAGATGGAGTGGAGTCGGGATTCATGACTGGTGGAGAAATGAGCAATTTTGGGTGATTGGAGGGGTGTCAGCACATCTATTTGCCGTCTTCCAGGGCCTCCTAAAGGTTCTAGCTGGTGTAGATACAAACTTCACTGTAACAGCAAAAGGAGGGGATGATGAGGAGTTTTCAGAGCTGTATCTATTTAAGTGGACCACATTGCTCATTCCACCGACAACACTGTTGATCATAAACCTGATAGGAGTGGTTGCTGGTGTATCAAATGCAATAAATAATGGGTATGATTCGTGGGGGCCTCTGTTTGGTAAGCTTTTCTTTGCGTTCTGGGTGATAGTTCACCTCTATCCTTTCCTGAAGGGTCTACTTGGTCGACAAAACAGAACTCCCACAATCATTATTGTCTGGTCAATTTTGCTTGCCTCCATCTTCTCCCTTCTGTGGGTTCGTATAGATCCATTCCTAGCAAAGTCGGATGGCCCGGTTTTGGAAGAATGTGGTTTGGACTGTAATTAG